The following coding sequences are from one Lolium rigidum isolate FL_2022 chromosome 6, APGP_CSIRO_Lrig_0.1, whole genome shotgun sequence window:
- the LOC124660929 gene encoding type IV inositol polyphosphate 5-phosphatase 3-like isoform X1: MPSKARKQNQVWRKTVLRKWLNIRSSDSDFSADEGDTADEADSESEYEEMCGWERLEYDQDRKLRGLGAQTTDSQMGGVPYGFNRRRKSETLRAQYIDVNELRVCVGTWNVAGKVPPQDLDIQEWLDMKEPADIYVLGFQEVVPLNAGNIFGAEDNRPVSMWEHIIRETLNKISPDKPKYKCHSDPPSPSRFKPSGDTLAMEDELNSDSDSEIGGEVHPWDEQDLVVDDDIQSNTHENSTSAPDETILRDDNFSRLPSLKTFNRSHNISFKDYTSHLEEPVNQKMLTKTLSHSERLGLIWPEPPLDMLAQCLPASTQSLPSGKALKTYLSFKSVDGDACAFPEDSILHGLNIDSVVAKGKRPYFVRIISKQMVGVFLTIWVRRSLRKHIQNVKVSTVGVGAMGYIGNKGSIAVSMSIYQTQFCFICCHLTSGEKDGDEQKRNADVQEIHRRTIFNPVSRAGTPKTIYDHERIFWLGDLNYRINLSYERTHEFISNHDWNGLFEKDQLRLELRKGRVFDGWSEGVISFAPTYKYKFNSKKYISDEPKSGRRTPAWCDRILSYGKGMRLLSYETVDMRLSDHRPVKAVYTVDIEVFSPKKLQRALTFTDAEVEDRLSSEDECIAGIYSLGLS; this comes from the exons ATGCCGAGCAAGGCCAGGAAGCAGAACCAG GTGTGGCGCAAGACGGTGCTGCGGAAGTGGCTCAACATCAGGTCCTCGGATTCCGACTTCAGCGCCGACGAGGGCGACACCGCCGACGAGGCCGACAGCGAGTCAGAGTATGAAG AGATGTGCGGATGGGAGAGGCTGGAATATGACCAAGACAGGAAATTACGTGGATTGGGTGCCCAGACAACAG ACAGCCAAATGGGGGGCGTTCCATACGGATTTAATCGAAGGCGCAAATCAGAGACTCTTCGTGCTCAATATATTGATGTCAACGAACTAAG GGTCTGCGTAGGAACATGGAATGTTGCAGGGAAAGTTCCACCTCAAGATTTGGATATTCAAGAATGGTTGGATATGAAGGAGCCAGCTGATATATATGTTCTTGG ATTTCAAGAAGTTGTTCCACTAAATGCTGGGAATATATTTGGTGCCGAAGACAACCGCCCCGTTTCAATGTGGGAACATATCATTCGTGAAACACTGAATAAGATTAGTCCAGATAAACCAAAATATAAATGTCACAGTGATCCTCCATCTCCATCAAGGTTTAAGCCATCTGGTGACACTCTTGCGATGGAAGATGAGCTTAACAGCGATTCTGACAGCGAAATCGGTGGGGAAGTGCACCCATGGGACGAACAAGATTTAGTTGTTGATGATGATATTCAGAGCAACACACATGAAAACTCCACTTCTGCTCCTGATGAAACTATTCTACGAGACGACAACTTTAGCAGGTTGCCTTCACTGAAGACTTTCAATCGATCTCATAACATCAGTTTCAAAGATTACACATCTCATTTAGAAGAGCCTGTCAACCAAAAGATGTTAACCAAAACACTGAGTCACTCAGAGAGGCTTGGATTGATTTGGCCAGAACCGCCATTGGATATGTTGGCTCAGTGTCTTCCGGCCAGCACACAGTCACTTCCTTCAGGGAAGGCGCTAAAAACATATTTGTCTTTCAAATCAGTTGATGGAGATGCATGTGCTTTTCCGGAGGATAGTATACTTCATGGTTTAAACATTGACAGTGTCGTAGCTAAAGGGAAAAGACCATACTTTGTAAGGATAATAAGCAAGCAGATGGTTGGAGTATTTCTTACAATATGGGTACGAAGAAGCCTGCGGAAGCACATTCAGAATGTGAAAGTATCAACTGTAGGAGTAGGTGCTATGGGCTACATTGGGAACAAG GGATCAATAGCAGTAAGCATGTCGATTTATCAGACACAGTTTTGCTTTATTTGTTGCCACCTGACCTCTGGAGAAAAGGACGGGGATGAGCAAAAAAGGAATGCTGATGTGCAAGAGATCCATCGAAGGACAATATTTAATCCAGTTTCCAGAGCGGGCACGCCTAAGACAATATATGACCACGA GAGGATTTTCTGGTTAGGGGATCTCAACTATAGGATAAACTTATCATACGAAAGAACACATGAATTCATCTCCAACCATGACTGGAATGGGTTATTCGAGAAAGACCAG CTAAGATTAGAACTGAGGAAAGGACGTGTATTTGATGGGTGGTCCGAAGGAGTTATCAGCTTTGCTCCAACATACAAGTACAAGTTTAACTCGAAGAAGTACATAAGTGATGAGCCAAAATCTGGGAGGAGGACACCTGCATG GTGCGACCGTATTCTTTCCTATGGCAAGGGAATGAGGTTGTTGTCCTATGAGACGGTTGATATGAGGCTATCTGATCACCGCCCCGTTAAAGCCGTGTACACGGTGGATATTGAGGTTTTCAGTCCCAAAAAGTTGCAGAGAGCTCTCACCTTCACCGATGCAGAGGTTGAGGATCGACTCTCCTCTGAGGACGAATGCATCGCCGGAATTTACAGTCTTGGACTGTCATAA
- the LOC124660929 gene encoding type IV inositol polyphosphate 5-phosphatase 3-like isoform X2, with amino-acid sequence MPSKARKQNQVWRKTVLRKWLNIRSSDSDFSADEGDTADEADSESEYEEMCGWERLEYDQDRKLRGLGAQTTDSQMGGVPYGFNRRRKSETLRAQYIDVNELRVCVGTWNVAGKVPPQDLDIQEWLDMKEPADIYVLGFQEVVPLNAGNIFGAEDNRPVSMWEHIIRETLNKISPDKPKYKCHSDPPSPSRFKPSGDTLAMEDELNSDSDSEIGGEVHPWDEQDLVVDDDIQSNTHENSTSAPDETILRDDNFSRLPSLKTFNRSHNISFKDYTSHLEEPVNQKMLTKTLSHSERLGLIWPEPPLDMLAQCLPASTQSLPSGKALKTYLSFKSVDGDACAFPEDSILHGLNIDSVVAKGKRPYFVRIISKQMVGVFLTIWVRRSLRKHIQNVKVSTVGVGAMGYIGNKGSIAVSMSIYQTQFCFICCHLTSGEKDGDEQKRNADVQEIHRRTIFNPVSRAGTPKTIYDHERIFWLGDLNYRINLSYERTHEFISNHDWNGLFEKDQN; translated from the exons ATGCCGAGCAAGGCCAGGAAGCAGAACCAG GTGTGGCGCAAGACGGTGCTGCGGAAGTGGCTCAACATCAGGTCCTCGGATTCCGACTTCAGCGCCGACGAGGGCGACACCGCCGACGAGGCCGACAGCGAGTCAGAGTATGAAG AGATGTGCGGATGGGAGAGGCTGGAATATGACCAAGACAGGAAATTACGTGGATTGGGTGCCCAGACAACAG ACAGCCAAATGGGGGGCGTTCCATACGGATTTAATCGAAGGCGCAAATCAGAGACTCTTCGTGCTCAATATATTGATGTCAACGAACTAAG GGTCTGCGTAGGAACATGGAATGTTGCAGGGAAAGTTCCACCTCAAGATTTGGATATTCAAGAATGGTTGGATATGAAGGAGCCAGCTGATATATATGTTCTTGG ATTTCAAGAAGTTGTTCCACTAAATGCTGGGAATATATTTGGTGCCGAAGACAACCGCCCCGTTTCAATGTGGGAACATATCATTCGTGAAACACTGAATAAGATTAGTCCAGATAAACCAAAATATAAATGTCACAGTGATCCTCCATCTCCATCAAGGTTTAAGCCATCTGGTGACACTCTTGCGATGGAAGATGAGCTTAACAGCGATTCTGACAGCGAAATCGGTGGGGAAGTGCACCCATGGGACGAACAAGATTTAGTTGTTGATGATGATATTCAGAGCAACACACATGAAAACTCCACTTCTGCTCCTGATGAAACTATTCTACGAGACGACAACTTTAGCAGGTTGCCTTCACTGAAGACTTTCAATCGATCTCATAACATCAGTTTCAAAGATTACACATCTCATTTAGAAGAGCCTGTCAACCAAAAGATGTTAACCAAAACACTGAGTCACTCAGAGAGGCTTGGATTGATTTGGCCAGAACCGCCATTGGATATGTTGGCTCAGTGTCTTCCGGCCAGCACACAGTCACTTCCTTCAGGGAAGGCGCTAAAAACATATTTGTCTTTCAAATCAGTTGATGGAGATGCATGTGCTTTTCCGGAGGATAGTATACTTCATGGTTTAAACATTGACAGTGTCGTAGCTAAAGGGAAAAGACCATACTTTGTAAGGATAATAAGCAAGCAGATGGTTGGAGTATTTCTTACAATATGGGTACGAAGAAGCCTGCGGAAGCACATTCAGAATGTGAAAGTATCAACTGTAGGAGTAGGTGCTATGGGCTACATTGGGAACAAG GGATCAATAGCAGTAAGCATGTCGATTTATCAGACACAGTTTTGCTTTATTTGTTGCCACCTGACCTCTGGAGAAAAGGACGGGGATGAGCAAAAAAGGAATGCTGATGTGCAAGAGATCCATCGAAGGACAATATTTAATCCAGTTTCCAGAGCGGGCACGCCTAAGACAATATATGACCACGA GAGGATTTTCTGGTTAGGGGATCTCAACTATAGGATAAACTTATCATACGAAAGAACACATGAATTCATCTCCAACCATGACTGGAATGGGTTATTCGAGAAAGACCAG AACTGA